The following are from one region of the Rosistilla carotiformis genome:
- a CDS encoding beta-ketoacyl-ACP synthase 3 encodes MDRNQLLSLYKSMFTAREVDRVEQELTRRGESFFHVSGAGHEAPAVLARHLTKHDWLHLHYRDKALMIARGVTPRKFFDASLCNDTSHSRGRQMCAQMSDADLHILSLGGPVGNAALQAVGVAAATKEKKHTPITIYCIGDGSTQEGEFLEGVAEAVRLQVPLLIVIQDNQWAISTETRGQTFFSLPDGDADSFYGLPIHRVDGRDIVASDAALGDLVQQMRESRGPALVLLQTERLSNHTNADDQSIYRPTEDIRAAQNERDPLVRFEQQLLERGITEAELAAIRETVVAEVAADENDAIYAAQPSATHEAKKPLQVELTHPSREHRGDREADGQLTMKDAMRSVLRDRLATDDRVFLYGQDIEDPKGDVFGVTRGLSTAYPGRVCNAPLSESTILGNSIGRALVGQRPVAFIQFADFLPLAYNQLTSELGSMYWRTNGTWESPVIVMVPCGGYRPGLGPFHSHSFESVCAHIPGVDVYMPSTAGDAAGMLNAAFESGRPSVFFYPKALLNDPSQSTSPDTAKQFTPIGVARKVRAGRDITLVGWGNTVSLCEKSATALEQAGIEAEVIDLRSLSPWDEATVLASAEKTARLIVVHEDNHTCGIGGEVVATIAEKTRVPVAMRRVTRADTLIPCNFANQIEVLPSFKRVLSTAAELLNMDLEWIAPKELEVGMAEIEAIGSGPSDENVLLVELNIKPGQQVSRGDVVASLEATKSVFDLTSQIDGTIEEIFVAEGDTVPVGDVIASVRCATDNKRPKPVTTENPGTPVLRRRVTDPNRLLVPRQTIERRPFDVGISGVATVQGSRLITNEELVEGKSMSPEDIMRRTGIQFRHWVQGSETAQSMASQACWEILDREGLIVDDIDLVICATTSPSFVTPSMACQVLHQLTGGASEAMIQAYDISAACSGYLYALQAGYDFLQSKPHARVLIVTAEVLSPLLDLGDLDTAILFGDASSATVLYGEDHFGRSKARLHRPELSARADDGSTLSVPSQNNGFIKMKGRKVFAEAVRAMIGSLTRVCDQQGYGVDNLDLIVPHQANQRIIDAIQSRVSSSVFSNIREHGNTSSTSIPLCLSEVLPKMKSGERFGMCAYGGGVTFGAGILEKN; translated from the coding sequence ATGGATCGAAATCAACTGCTGTCGCTTTACAAGTCGATGTTCACGGCCCGCGAAGTTGATCGTGTTGAGCAGGAACTCACCCGCCGCGGAGAGTCCTTCTTTCACGTTTCGGGGGCCGGGCACGAAGCGCCGGCAGTCTTGGCGCGTCATCTGACCAAACACGATTGGTTGCATTTGCATTACCGCGACAAGGCGTTGATGATTGCGCGCGGTGTGACGCCGCGTAAATTCTTCGATGCGTCGCTGTGCAACGACACTTCGCACTCGCGCGGCCGCCAGATGTGCGCCCAGATGAGCGATGCCGACCTGCATATCCTTAGCCTCGGCGGGCCCGTCGGAAACGCTGCCCTGCAAGCGGTTGGCGTTGCTGCGGCGACCAAAGAGAAAAAGCACACCCCCATCACGATCTACTGCATCGGCGACGGATCGACTCAAGAGGGCGAGTTCTTGGAAGGGGTCGCCGAGGCGGTTCGCTTGCAAGTTCCGCTGCTGATCGTCATCCAAGACAACCAATGGGCAATCTCGACCGAGACGCGTGGGCAAACCTTCTTCTCGCTTCCCGACGGCGATGCCGATTCCTTCTATGGCCTGCCGATCCACCGCGTCGATGGCCGCGATATCGTCGCATCCGACGCCGCCTTGGGTGACTTGGTTCAACAGATGCGTGAGTCGCGCGGCCCAGCCCTGGTGCTGCTGCAAACCGAACGTCTGAGCAACCATACCAACGCCGACGATCAATCGATCTATCGACCGACCGAAGATATCCGAGCGGCGCAGAACGAGCGTGATCCGCTGGTCCGTTTTGAGCAACAACTGCTCGAACGTGGGATCACCGAAGCGGAACTCGCTGCGATTCGCGAGACCGTCGTCGCCGAAGTGGCTGCCGATGAAAACGACGCAATCTACGCCGCCCAACCTTCCGCGACCCACGAAGCCAAGAAACCGTTGCAGGTCGAACTGACCCATCCGTCGCGCGAACACCGCGGCGATCGGGAAGCGGACGGCCAATTGACGATGAAAGACGCGATGCGTTCGGTCCTGCGAGATCGCCTGGCCACCGACGACCGCGTCTTCCTGTACGGCCAGGACATCGAAGATCCCAAGGGAGACGTCTTTGGCGTCACACGTGGGCTCAGCACCGCTTACCCGGGACGCGTCTGCAACGCGCCGCTGTCGGAATCGACCATCCTGGGAAACTCGATTGGCCGCGCCCTGGTGGGACAACGTCCGGTTGCCTTCATTCAGTTCGCCGACTTTCTGCCGCTGGCATACAACCAATTGACCAGCGAACTGGGCAGCATGTACTGGCGGACCAATGGCACTTGGGAATCGCCCGTGATCGTGATGGTTCCCTGCGGCGGCTATCGCCCCGGCTTGGGCCCTTTCCACTCCCACTCGTTCGAATCCGTCTGTGCCCACATTCCCGGCGTCGACGTCTACATGCCCAGCACTGCCGGCGATGCGGCAGGAATGTTGAACGCGGCGTTTGAATCGGGTCGTCCCAGCGTCTTCTTCTATCCGAAGGCATTGCTGAACGATCCGAGCCAATCGACAAGCCCCGACACGGCGAAACAGTTCACGCCGATTGGTGTCGCACGCAAAGTGCGAGCCGGCCGCGACATCACTTTGGTTGGCTGGGGAAACACCGTTTCTCTGTGCGAAAAATCGGCAACCGCTTTGGAACAAGCAGGGATCGAAGCCGAAGTGATCGACCTGCGTTCGCTCTCCCCTTGGGACGAAGCGACCGTCCTGGCGTCGGCTGAAAAAACAGCCCGCCTGATCGTCGTTCACGAAGACAATCACACCTGCGGAATCGGTGGCGAAGTCGTTGCGACGATCGCCGAAAAAACTCGAGTTCCCGTGGCGATGCGCCGCGTGACACGCGCCGACACCCTGATTCCTTGCAACTTCGCCAACCAAATCGAAGTTCTGCCATCGTTCAAACGGGTTCTGTCGACCGCGGCCGAGCTGTTGAACATGGACCTCGAATGGATTGCGCCGAAGGAACTGGAAGTCGGCATGGCGGAGATCGAAGCGATCGGTTCGGGCCCATCGGACGAAAACGTTCTGCTGGTCGAACTGAATATCAAGCCGGGCCAACAGGTGTCGCGTGGAGACGTCGTCGCATCGCTGGAAGCCACCAAAAGCGTCTTCGATCTGACAAGTCAAATCGACGGCACGATCGAAGAGATCTTTGTGGCCGAAGGGGATACGGTTCCCGTGGGCGATGTGATTGCCAGCGTCCGTTGTGCGACCGATAACAAGCGTCCGAAACCGGTGACCACCGAAAACCCAGGCACACCCGTCCTGCGTCGCCGTGTGACCGATCCCAACCGCTTGTTGGTTCCTCGCCAAACGATCGAGCGACGTCCGTTTGATGTCGGCATCTCGGGTGTCGCAACGGTTCAAGGCAGCCGATTGATCACGAACGAAGAACTGGTCGAAGGCAAATCGATGTCTCCCGAAGACATCATGCGTCGCACCGGAATCCAGTTCCGTCATTGGGTTCAAGGAAGCGAGACAGCACAGAGCATGGCCAGCCAAGCGTGCTGGGAGATCCTGGACCGCGAGGGTTTGATCGTCGACGACATCGACCTGGTGATCTGTGCAACGACCTCGCCAAGCTTCGTCACGCCGTCGATGGCATGCCAAGTGCTGCATCAATTGACGGGCGGTGCCAGCGAAGCGATGATCCAAGCCTACGACATCAGTGCCGCCTGCTCGGGCTATCTATACGCATTGCAAGCCGGTTACGACTTCTTGCAAAGCAAGCCTCATGCTCGCGTGTTGATCGTGACCGCGGAAGTCCTTTCGCCACTGTTGGACCTGGGCGACCTGGACACCGCAATCCTGTTTGGCGATGCTAGCAGCGCGACCGTGTTGTACGGCGAAGATCACTTCGGCCGATCCAAGGCGCGGCTGCACCGTCCCGAACTCTCGGCTCGAGCCGACGATGGCAGCACGCTGTCAGTACCGTCGCAAAACAATGGCTTCATCAAAATGAAGGGCCGTAAAGTGTTTGCCGAAGCGGTTCGCGCGATGATCGGCAGCCTGACGCGTGTTTGCGATCAGCAGGGCTACGGCGTCGATAACCTCGACCTGATCGTCCCGCACCAAGCGAACCAACGGATCATCGATGCGATCCAGAGTCGCGTTTCGTCGTCGGTCTTCAGCAACATCCGCGAGCACGGCAATACGTCGTCGACCAGCATCCCGCTATGTCTGAGCGAAGTCTTGCCGAAGATGAAATCGGGCGAGCGATTCGGTATGTGTGCCTACGGTGGCGGAGTCACCTTCGGTGCTGGAATCTTGGAAAAGAACTAG
- a CDS encoding WecB/TagA/CpsF family glycosyltransferase, whose protein sequence is MIDSGKHSVIGVNVDAVDYEAAVAKIMHAAVERQSMSVTALAVHGVMTGYLDREQNYRLNRFDLVCPDGQPVRWALNLLHGCGLTDRVYGPELTLRLCQACVEQQQSIFLFGGTDEMNAVLIDKLAEKFPGLKVAGARASRFRTLSPEECSELADEINASGASLCFVGIGCPRQETFAFEMRDRISMPLIAVGAAFAFHANLLPQAPSWMQRAGLEWLFRLVKEPTRLWRRYLYLNPMYLSLLALQRLGIFKGRTDDGTPPQQEVLFG, encoded by the coding sequence ATGATTGATTCGGGAAAACACAGTGTGATCGGCGTCAATGTCGACGCGGTCGACTATGAAGCCGCCGTCGCCAAGATCATGCATGCGGCGGTCGAGCGGCAATCGATGTCGGTCACTGCGCTGGCGGTGCATGGCGTGATGACCGGCTATTTGGATCGCGAACAGAACTATCGACTGAATCGATTCGATCTCGTCTGTCCCGATGGGCAACCAGTCCGTTGGGCGCTAAACCTGTTGCACGGCTGTGGGCTCACCGACCGCGTCTACGGGCCCGAATTGACGCTGCGGTTGTGCCAGGCGTGCGTCGAACAACAGCAATCGATCTTCCTGTTCGGTGGGACCGACGAGATGAACGCGGTCTTGATCGACAAGCTGGCCGAGAAGTTTCCCGGACTGAAAGTCGCCGGCGCACGAGCCTCTCGTTTTCGGACGCTCTCCCCCGAGGAGTGTTCCGAACTGGCCGACGAGATCAACGCCAGCGGTGCCAGTTTGTGTTTCGTCGGGATCGGATGCCCACGGCAGGAAACGTTTGCGTTTGAAATGCGCGATCGGATCTCGATGCCGCTGATCGCTGTGGGAGCTGCGTTTGCGTTTCATGCCAACCTGTTGCCGCAGGCACCTTCATGGATGCAACGCGCCGGGCTGGAGTGGCTGTTTCGTCTGGTCAAAGAGCCGACGCGACTGTGGCGTCGTTATCTGTACCTCAATCCGATGTACCTAAGCTTGTTGGCCTTGCAACGGCTGGGTATCTTCAAAGGCCGAACCGACGACGGCACTCCGCCCCAGCAAGAGGTATTGTTTGGGTGA
- the araD gene encoding L-arabinonate dehydratase yields MSERPRKTPEQLRSYRYFGPDDLRSFGHRSRQKQAGFATEEFKDKPVIGILNTWNDLISCHAHFRQRAEDVKRGVWQAGGFPVEIPVMGLSETFMKPTSMYYRNLLAMETEETLRTYPLDAVILMGGCDKTTPAMLMGARSVDIPSIFMPGGPMSRTSWRGEPLGSGSDVWKYWDQRGAGRLSCEAWCELEDHIAASPGHCMTMGTASTMTAIAETMGLCLPGSSSVPATHSSHSRMASATGSRAVELAWLDIKPSEFMTPESFDNAITALMAIGGSTNAIVHLMALAGRAEVPLTLERFDEISQKTPVVGNLRPAGKYVMADLFDAGGLQGLLHRIGDLLNLDCPNVAGTTLGEAIEGAEVYDEDVIRPRSNPLSESSSLAVLRGNLAPDGCVIKPPAAEKHLLQHRGPAAVFKNYPDLKARIHDPAMGLTANHVIVLQNAGPLGAPGIPEWGMLPIPKYLLEQGVTDMVRISDARMSGTSYGACVLHVAPESFVGGPLAFVQDGDMIRLDVAGRQIELEISDEELASRRSGWTQPENKFTRGYGKLYFEQTTQANLGCDFRFLHADGSKDKDPEIN; encoded by the coding sequence ATGAGTGAGCGACCACGCAAGACGCCCGAACAACTCCGCAGCTACCGCTACTTCGGCCCCGACGACCTGCGTTCCTTCGGGCATCGGTCGCGTCAGAAGCAAGCCGGGTTTGCAACCGAGGAGTTTAAAGACAAGCCGGTGATCGGGATCTTGAACACCTGGAACGATCTGATTTCGTGCCACGCCCACTTCCGCCAGCGGGCCGAAGACGTCAAGCGAGGCGTTTGGCAGGCGGGTGGATTTCCGGTCGAGATTCCCGTGATGGGACTCAGCGAAACGTTCATGAAGCCGACGTCGATGTACTATCGCAATCTGTTGGCGATGGAGACCGAAGAGACGCTGCGGACCTATCCGCTGGACGCGGTGATCTTGATGGGAGGCTGCGACAAGACGACGCCGGCGATGTTGATGGGAGCTCGCAGCGTCGATATCCCCAGCATCTTCATGCCGGGCGGGCCGATGTCGCGGACCAGTTGGCGCGGCGAACCGCTGGGGAGCGGTAGCGACGTTTGGAAATATTGGGATCAACGCGGCGCGGGGCGTCTGTCGTGCGAAGCCTGGTGCGAACTGGAAGACCACATCGCCGCATCGCCCGGCCACTGCATGACGATGGGAACCGCATCGACGATGACGGCGATCGCCGAAACGATGGGGCTGTGTCTGCCCGGCTCCTCGTCGGTTCCCGCGACACATTCGTCTCACTCGCGGATGGCATCGGCCACCGGATCCCGCGCCGTCGAACTCGCTTGGTTGGACATCAAACCGTCGGAGTTCATGACTCCCGAATCGTTCGACAATGCGATCACCGCGTTGATGGCGATCGGCGGATCGACCAACGCGATCGTTCACTTGATGGCTTTGGCTGGACGAGCCGAGGTGCCGTTGACGCTGGAACGCTTCGACGAGATCTCGCAGAAGACGCCAGTCGTCGGCAACTTGCGGCCCGCTGGAAAATACGTGATGGCCGATCTGTTTGATGCCGGCGGGCTGCAGGGGCTGCTGCATCGGATCGGCGACCTGCTGAATCTCGATTGCCCCAATGTCGCCGGGACGACGCTGGGCGAAGCGATCGAAGGAGCGGAGGTGTACGACGAGGATGTGATTCGTCCGCGTTCGAATCCGTTGAGCGAATCGAGCAGCCTAGCCGTTCTTCGCGGCAACCTCGCTCCCGACGGTTGCGTGATCAAACCGCCAGCGGCTGAGAAGCATTTGTTGCAGCATCGCGGGCCGGCAGCCGTCTTCAAGAACTACCCCGATCTGAAGGCTCGGATCCATGATCCCGCCATGGGACTGACCGCTAACCATGTGATCGTCTTGCAAAACGCAGGTCCCTTGGGCGCTCCGGGGATTCCCGAATGGGGCATGCTGCCGATTCCAAAATATCTGCTGGAACAGGGCGTGACCGATATGGTCCGGATCTCCGACGCGCGGATGAGCGGCACCAGTTACGGCGCGTGCGTGCTGCACGTGGCACCGGAATCATTTGTCGGCGGGCCGCTAGCGTTTGTCCAAGATGGCGACATGATTCGTTTGGACGTCGCCGGACGGCAGATCGAACTAGAGATCAGCGACGAGGAACTCGCCAGTCGCCGCAGCGGTTGGACGCAGCCGGAGAACAAGTTCACTCGCGGTTACGGAAAACTGTACTTCGAACAGACGACGCAGGCCAACCTCGGCTGCGACTTCCGTTTCTTGCACGCCGATGGCAGCAAAGACAAAGATCCCGAGATCAATTGA
- a CDS encoding Gfo/Idh/MocA family protein has translation MFDRRQFIASSVATTVATTALHSQVSAAESEKTVKVGVMGLSRGMSLATDLAKMDGVEVKYICDVDSTRLASGAEKLGKIAGTSPEAITDFRQILDDKEVDALVCAAPNHWHGPATIMACKAGKHVYVEKPASHNAQEGEWMIEAAEKYNRVVQVGTQRRSAPEMIQAMEKLQAGAIGKVFLSRGYYVNQRGSIGKVEPSAPPENLDYALWEGPAPHREYKSNVVPYNWHWNWHWGGGELANNGVHTLDICRWGMGVDYPTRTTISGGRYCYDDDQITPDTQVVAFEFGDGSQITWQGTSCNKHNVNPFVSFYGTEGSMEVDSNGGFKLFNRANKMVEEVKGTNNGQLAHLTNFVDAVRSGDASTLNQPIAGGHCSTMMCHLGVIAYRTGQPVISDPTNGHVQGPQEQNEMWGREYNPAWEADVTKI, from the coding sequence ATGTTCGATCGACGTCAATTTATTGCCTCTTCGGTTGCGACCACCGTCGCAACCACCGCCCTTCACTCTCAAGTCTCCGCCGCCGAGTCCGAAAAGACGGTCAAGGTTGGCGTGATGGGCCTTTCACGCGGTATGTCGCTTGCCACCGATCTGGCCAAGATGGACGGTGTCGAAGTCAAATACATCTGCGACGTCGACAGCACTCGGCTCGCTTCGGGCGCTGAAAAGCTGGGCAAGATCGCTGGCACGTCTCCAGAAGCGATCACCGATTTCCGCCAGATCTTGGACGACAAAGAAGTCGACGCGTTGGTCTGCGCCGCTCCCAACCATTGGCACGGCCCGGCGACGATCATGGCCTGCAAAGCGGGCAAGCACGTCTACGTTGAAAAGCCCGCCAGCCATAACGCTCAAGAAGGCGAATGGATGATCGAGGCGGCTGAAAAATACAACCGCGTCGTTCAGGTCGGCACGCAGCGCCGCAGCGCTCCTGAAATGATCCAAGCGATGGAAAAACTGCAAGCCGGAGCGATCGGCAAGGTCTTCCTGTCGCGCGGTTATTATGTCAACCAACGCGGTTCGATCGGAAAGGTAGAACCGAGTGCACCGCCAGAGAATCTCGATTACGCGCTTTGGGAAGGCCCCGCCCCTCACCGCGAATACAAATCGAACGTCGTTCCTTACAACTGGCACTGGAACTGGCACTGGGGGGGCGGCGAGTTGGCCAACAACGGCGTCCACACCCTGGACATCTGTCGTTGGGGAATGGGAGTCGATTATCCGACGCGCACCACGATCTCCGGCGGCCGCTACTGCTACGACGACGATCAGATCACTCCCGACACGCAAGTTGTTGCGTTTGAATTTGGCGATGGCAGCCAGATCACTTGGCAAGGCACTTCGTGCAACAAGCACAACGTCAACCCATTTGTTTCGTTCTACGGAACCGAGGGTTCGATGGAAGTCGACAGCAACGGCGGCTTCAAGTTGTTCAATCGAGCCAACAAGATGGTCGAAGAGGTCAAGGGAACGAACAACGGCCAACTGGCGCACCTGACCAACTTCGTCGACGCGGTTCGCAGCGGCGATGCTTCCACCTTGAATCAACCGATCGCTGGCGGACACTGCAGCACGATGATGTGCCACTTGGGCGTGATCGCGTATCGCACCGGCCAACCTGTCATCTCCGATCCGACCAACGGCCACGTTCAAGGACCGCAGGAACAGAATGAGATGTGGGGACGCGAGTACAACCCGGCTTGGGAAGCCGACGTCACCAAGATCTAA
- a CDS encoding glycosyltransferase, producing METGKRAVRIVARQNGVGLERDVQLLQSALPPGTLVENHSVRSLASIADRFKSLCCPPAPGTEPLNVMIERVPWCWVKNQGQSVLLPNQERFPERLLHRLSDIDIVLCKSRHAEEIFSRHAKEARFIGFTSLDRRLPEVAPDYGKFFHLAGSSTLKGTQMLLELWSQNPQWPTLTIVQHPRHAPETVPANVVLFKEYLTDAVLQRMQNEHGIHLCPSRSEGWGHYIVEAMSCAAVVVTTDAPPMNELVDESRGFLVPWNHSQPRQLGTDFFVDPVELQRVINEILATDTASLEQRGQAARAWFETNEVEFQTRARELFLELLQ from the coding sequence ATGGAGACTGGAAAGCGAGCCGTTCGCATCGTCGCTCGCCAAAACGGTGTCGGCTTAGAACGGGATGTTCAACTGTTGCAAAGCGCCCTTCCGCCGGGGACGCTCGTTGAAAACCACTCGGTCCGCTCGCTCGCTTCGATTGCCGACCGTTTCAAATCACTTTGCTGTCCCCCCGCGCCTGGGACAGAACCACTCAATGTGATGATCGAACGGGTTCCTTGGTGCTGGGTCAAGAACCAAGGCCAAAGCGTTTTGCTGCCCAACCAGGAACGCTTCCCCGAACGCCTGCTTCATCGGTTGAGCGATATCGACATCGTTTTGTGCAAGTCGCGGCATGCCGAAGAAATCTTCAGCCGTCATGCCAAAGAAGCCCGCTTCATCGGCTTCACCTCGTTGGATCGTCGACTGCCCGAGGTCGCTCCCGATTACGGCAAGTTTTTCCACTTGGCAGGCAGCAGCACGCTCAAGGGGACACAAATGCTGCTGGAACTGTGGAGCCAGAATCCGCAGTGGCCAACGCTAACGATCGTCCAACATCCTCGCCACGCTCCCGAAACGGTTCCGGCAAACGTCGTGCTGTTCAAAGAGTATCTGACCGATGCGGTCCTGCAGCGGATGCAAAACGAACACGGGATCCATCTGTGCCCGTCGCGATCCGAAGGCTGGGGACACTACATCGTCGAAGCGATGTCGTGCGCCGCGGTTGTCGTCACCACCGACGCTCCGCCGATGAACGAGCTTGTCGATGAATCGCGTGGCTTCCTCGTTCCTTGGAACCATTCTCAGCCACGGCAGTTGGGAACCGACTTTTTTGTCGACCCCGTCGAATTGCAACGCGTCATCAACGAGATTTTGGCGACCGATACCGCTTCGCTCGAGCAACGGGGCCAAGCCGCTCGCGCTTGGTTCGAGACCAACGAGGTCGAATTCCAAACCCGCGCTCGCGAGCTGTTCCTCGAACTGTTGCAGTAG
- a CDS encoding glycosyltransferase family 4 protein, whose translation MNTELQSHPKPTRCDAPVVDARVVLLTHYIPIYQLPIYRELSRQIRDFHVLLSTDVEPNRHFQPRWEGLDVTLQKTLTLQRRWRHSAGFDDTLYVHVPYDTGRQLRRLQPDIVLSLELGFRSLASSLHRILHRRSKLILCTYMSQHTEQGRGMMRAAARRWLIGRADAITYNGPSCFDVLSDLGADPKRLFHFPYAANPDSIYTGPRQSSGSPSVTRMLYIGQMTQRKGVEAMVEQVVRYAQQHAEQTFQLTMVGEGPLRESLSAVATPANLGIEFTGNLPSEQLPTLMPAHDLLIFPTLADEWGLVVNEALHSGLPVIGSLLAQASTTLLQDDRNGWLYDPRDDSGLAGCLDRWLACDAATRGSMAQACRDSVRDRTPAFAASGLIDACQFVMGHSTNDRCDD comes from the coding sequence ATGAATACGGAATTGCAATCGCATCCGAAACCAACGCGCTGCGACGCTCCGGTCGTCGATGCGCGGGTGGTTTTGTTGACGCATTACATTCCGATCTACCAGTTGCCGATCTATCGAGAGCTGTCGCGACAGATCCGCGACTTCCACGTGCTGTTGTCGACCGATGTCGAACCGAACCGGCACTTCCAGCCGCGTTGGGAAGGGCTGGACGTGACGCTGCAGAAGACGCTTACGCTGCAACGCCGTTGGCGACATTCGGCCGGTTTTGACGACACCTTATATGTTCACGTCCCCTACGATACCGGCCGCCAGTTACGGCGACTGCAGCCCGACATCGTGCTCAGTTTAGAGCTTGGGTTTCGCTCGTTAGCCAGTTCTCTGCATCGGATCTTGCACCGGCGCAGTAAGCTGATTCTGTGTACGTATATGTCGCAGCATACCGAACAGGGACGGGGGATGATGCGGGCCGCCGCTCGGCGATGGCTGATCGGCCGCGCCGACGCGATCACTTACAACGGCCCCAGTTGCTTCGATGTGCTAAGCGATCTCGGCGCCGATCCCAAACGACTGTTCCACTTTCCTTACGCGGCCAACCCCGACAGCATCTACACCGGCCCGCGGCAGTCCTCGGGTTCGCCAAGCGTCACGCGGATGTTGTACATCGGCCAGATGACGCAGCGGAAAGGAGTGGAGGCGATGGTCGAGCAAGTCGTCCGTTATGCGCAGCAGCACGCGGAGCAAACGTTCCAGTTGACGATGGTGGGAGAGGGACCGTTGCGTGAGTCGTTGAGTGCTGTCGCGACGCCAGCGAATTTGGGAATCGAATTCACCGGGAACTTGCCCAGCGAACAACTGCCGACGCTGATGCCGGCGCACGATCTTTTGATCTTTCCAACGCTAGCCGACGAGTGGGGCTTGGTCGTCAATGAAGCTTTGCATTCGGGGCTGCCAGTGATCGGCAGTCTGTTGGCACAGGCGAGCACCACGCTTTTGCAAGACGATCGCAACGGCTGGCTTTACGATCCTCGAGACGACAGCGGTTTGGCTGGCTGTTTGGACCGCTGGCTCGCTTGCGACGCGGCGACTCGCGGGTCTATGGCTCAGGCCTGCCGCGATTCGGTTCGCGATCGAACTCCCGCGTTTGCAGCCTCCGGTTTGATCGACGCCTGCCAATTTGTAATGGGCCATTCAACAAACGATCGATGCGATGATTGA
- a CDS encoding uracil-DNA glycosylase family protein, translating to MPNKTATRLIEAAANLADEVDRLSFADPVTHVYNPLRYAAAAHRMYLSRYAKPTCKVLLLGMNPGPWGMSQTGVPFGEIDAVRNWMKIETDVDKPDPEHPKRPIEGFACQRSEVSGRRLWGLFAERFPDPKDFFKAHFVANYCPLVFMEASARNVTPDKLSKAEREGLERVCDAHLAEVIEALDPTWVVGVGAFAEKCAGRVLTGDRKLAKILHPSPASPAANRGWAEAATKQLEDLQIW from the coding sequence ATGCCCAATAAAACCGCTACTCGATTGATCGAAGCTGCCGCGAATCTGGCCGATGAAGTCGACCGATTGTCGTTCGCCGATCCGGTGACTCACGTCTACAACCCGCTGCGGTATGCCGCCGCGGCGCATCGGATGTATCTGTCGCGATACGCCAAACCGACCTGCAAGGTTCTGCTGTTGGGAATGAATCCCGGGCCGTGGGGGATGTCGCAGACCGGCGTTCCGTTTGGCGAGATCGATGCGGTGCGGAACTGGATGAAGATCGAGACCGACGTCGACAAGCCGGATCCGGAACATCCGAAGCGGCCGATCGAAGGGTTTGCTTGCCAACGCAGCGAGGTCTCCGGACGGCGGCTGTGGGGGCTGTTTGCCGAACGTTTCCCCGACCCCAAAGATTTTTTCAAAGCGCACTTCGTGGCCAACTATTGCCCGCTGGTCTTCATGGAAGCGTCGGCGCGGAACGTGACTCCCGATAAATTGTCGAAAGCCGAACGCGAGGGATTGGAACGGGTCTGCGACGCCCATTTGGCTGAAGTGATCGAGGCTCTCGATCCGACTTGGGTTGTGGGAGTCGGTGCGTTTGCTGAAAAATGTGCCGGCCGCGTGCTGACGGGAGATCGCAAATTGGCGAAAATCTTACACCCCAGCCCCGCCAGCCCCGCTGCCAACCGAGGCTGGGCCGAAGCCGCGACCAAGCAACTCGAAGACCTCCAGATTTGGTGA